A region from the Rhizobium sp. ARZ01 genome encodes:
- a CDS encoding M48 family metallopeptidase, producing the protein MFSSLLKPRRTLRTPPPPEIRQVEVNGRSVPLTIRHNAQATRLTLRIEPGGRALKMTVPTGLPEREIRDFLDRHQAWLMTKLARFSTRSALSDGHHIFIRGVAHRIEETGKLRGLTEAVFVDGEPVLRVSGLSEHVPRRICDFLKKEARRDLEERVAIHAPKVGRKVRSLTLRDTRSRWGSCSADGALSFSWRIVMAPPFVTDYLAAHEVAHLREMNHGPAFWNLCAKLCPRVEEAKRWLKRNGTMLHALDFD; encoded by the coding sequence ATGTTCTCCTCTCTGCTGAAACCCCGCCGGACACTGAGGACGCCGCCACCGCCCGAGATCAGGCAGGTCGAGGTGAATGGCAGGAGTGTGCCGCTGACGATCCGCCACAATGCCCAAGCCACGAGGCTGACATTGCGCATCGAACCCGGCGGACGGGCGCTGAAAATGACAGTGCCGACTGGCCTTCCCGAACGCGAGATCCGGGATTTTCTTGACCGGCACCAGGCGTGGCTGATGACCAAGCTTGCGCGCTTTTCGACGCGCAGCGCGCTGTCGGACGGTCATCACATCTTCATTCGCGGCGTCGCCCATCGCATCGAGGAGACAGGCAAGCTGCGCGGCCTGACGGAGGCCGTCTTTGTCGATGGCGAGCCGGTCCTGCGTGTCAGTGGCCTGAGCGAGCATGTGCCGCGGCGGATCTGCGATTTCCTGAAGAAGGAGGCCCGGAGGGATCTGGAGGAGCGGGTTGCGATCCACGCGCCGAAGGTCGGCCGCAAGGTCCGTTCGCTGACGCTGCGGGACACGCGTAGCCGCTGGGGGTCGTGCTCCGCCGATGGTGCACTCAGCTTTTCCTGGCGCATCGTCATGGCGCCGCCCTTCGTGACAGATTATCTGGCGGCACACGAGGTGGCACATCTGCGCGAAATGAACCACGGCCCCGCGTTCTGGAACCTGTGCGCAAAACTGTGCCCGCGCGTCGAGGAGGCCAAGCGCTGGCTGAAGCGCAACGGCACGATGTTGCACGCCCTCGACTTCGACTGA
- a CDS encoding DUF2852 domain-containing protein: protein MNQSAMLRPDWTPATIALMVLGFMVFWPLGPAMLAYIIFGERLKSFKKDANEATDGFFASCRGRHRGFRGHGFGSGNVAFDEWRDAELKRIEEERRKLDEMREEFDAYMRELRMAKDKEEFDRFMRERRSGNGGSVPAAPSA from the coding sequence ATGAACCAGTCAGCAATGCTGCGTCCCGACTGGACGCCTGCGACCATCGCGCTGATGGTGCTGGGCTTTATGGTCTTCTGGCCCCTGGGCCCGGCCATGCTTGCCTACATCATTTTTGGCGAGCGGCTGAAAAGCTTCAAGAAGGATGCCAACGAGGCTACGGATGGCTTTTTCGCCTCCTGCCGCGGGCGTCATCGCGGGTTTCGCGGCCATGGTTTCGGATCGGGTAACGTTGCCTTCGATGAATGGCGTGATGCCGAGCTGAAGCGCATCGAGGAAGAGCGCCGCAAGCTTGACGAGATGCGCGAGGAATTCGACGCCTATATGCGCGAACTGCGCATGGCCAAGGACAAAGAGGAGTTCGACCGCTTCATGCGGGAGCGCCGCTCCGGCAATGGCGGCTCGGTTCCGGCCGCCCCGAGCGCCTGA
- the phaZ gene encoding polyhydroxyalkanoate depolymerase, giving the protein MYYQLYELNHAMMAPWRAVADQMRLAYSNPLNPLSHTHFGRSMAAGLEVLERATRRYGKPAFGLDEIVIDGQTVSVHEKIVWQRPFCNLVHFERCLPAGHRRDPKVLMVAPMSGHYATLLRGTVETLLPNAEIYITDWVDARMVPLSEGSFDLDDFIDYIIQMLHALGPDTHVMAVCQPSVPVLAAVARMEEEGDPLSPSTMTLMGGPIDTRVNPTAVNRLAEERPIDWFRDNVIMPVPWPQPGFMRMVYPGFLQLSGFMSMNLDKHLIAHKEFFAHLVKNDGDAAEKHRDFYDEYLAVMDMTAEFYLQTVETVFMKHALPKGEMLHRGRRVDTAAIRNVALLTVEGENDDISGVGQTKAAQTICTNIPENMRMHYMQPDVGHYGVFNGSRFRREIAPRILSFIAAHGRGEKPVPRVIKGGKSAAGK; this is encoded by the coding sequence ATGTACTACCAGCTCTACGAATTGAATCACGCCATGATGGCGCCCTGGCGCGCCGTCGCCGATCAGATGCGGCTGGCCTACAGCAACCCGCTCAACCCGCTCTCGCACACTCACTTCGGAAGGTCTATGGCTGCCGGGCTTGAGGTTCTGGAGCGCGCGACGCGACGCTACGGCAAGCCGGCGTTCGGTCTCGATGAAATCGTGATCGATGGCCAGACCGTCTCCGTCCACGAGAAAATCGTCTGGCAGCGCCCCTTCTGCAATCTCGTTCATTTCGAGCGCTGCCTGCCGGCCGGCCATCGCCGCGATCCGAAAGTCCTGATGGTGGCGCCGATGTCGGGCCACTACGCGACGCTCCTGCGCGGCACGGTCGAAACCCTGCTTCCGAACGCCGAAATCTACATCACGGACTGGGTAGATGCCAGGATGGTGCCGCTGTCGGAAGGCAGCTTCGATCTCGACGATTTTATCGACTACATCATCCAGATGCTGCACGCGCTGGGACCGGACACGCACGTGATGGCGGTCTGTCAGCCATCCGTGCCCGTACTCGCTGCTGTCGCCCGCATGGAAGAGGAGGGCGACCCGCTCTCGCCCTCGACGATGACGCTGATGGGCGGGCCGATCGATACGCGCGTCAACCCGACCGCGGTGAACCGGCTTGCCGAGGAACGCCCGATCGACTGGTTCCGCGATAACGTCATCATGCCGGTGCCGTGGCCGCAGCCCGGCTTCATGCGCATGGTCTATCCCGGCTTCCTGCAGCTTTCCGGCTTCATGTCGATGAACCTCGACAAGCACCTGATCGCTCACAAGGAGTTTTTCGCGCACCTCGTCAAGAACGACGGCGATGCTGCTGAGAAGCACCGCGATTTCTACGACGAATACCTGGCAGTGATGGATATGACCGCCGAGTTCTACCTGCAGACGGTCGAGACCGTGTTCATGAAACACGCCCTTCCGAAGGGGGAGATGCTACATCGCGGCCGGCGCGTCGACACGGCGGCGATCCGCAACGTGGCGCTGCTGACGGTAGAGGGCGAGAACGACGATATCTCCGGCGTCGGCCAGACCAAGGCCGCGCAGACGATCTGCACCAACATCCCCGAAAATATGCGCATGCACTATATGCAGCCGGATGTCGGTCATTATGGCGTGTTCAACGGGTCGCGCTTCCGTCGCGAGATCGCCCCGCGCATCCTCTCCTTCATCGCTGCCCATGGCCGCGGTGAAAAGCCGGTCCCGCGCGTCATCAAGGGCGGTAAGTCTGCCGCCGGGAAATAA
- a CDS encoding SDR family oxidoreductase, with protein MSDSLAGKTALVTAAGQGIGRASALAYKRAGASVIATDINAAAIQTLGAEGISTRLLDVRDESAVKTAVAEIGAIDILFNCAGVVHGGTILDAKDEELEFAWDLNVRSMVRTLRAVLPGMLARGGGAIVNMSSVASSIKGVSNRFAYSVTKAAVIGLTKSVAADYVGQNIRCNAICPGTVESPSLQERMRAGGDYEAARAAFIARQPMGRIGTPDEIADLAVYLSGATYTTGQAYVIDGGWTG; from the coding sequence ATGAGCGATAGCCTGGCGGGAAAAACAGCGCTGGTAACGGCTGCAGGGCAGGGGATCGGCCGCGCCTCGGCGCTGGCTTACAAGCGTGCCGGCGCAAGCGTGATCGCAACGGACATCAATGCCGCGGCGATCCAGACGCTTGGGGCGGAAGGTATTTCGACGCGCCTTCTCGACGTTCGTGACGAGTCTGCGGTGAAGACAGCCGTTGCCGAGATTGGCGCGATCGACATCCTGTTCAACTGTGCCGGCGTCGTCCATGGCGGAACCATCCTCGACGCCAAGGATGAGGAACTGGAGTTTGCCTGGGATCTGAATGTCCGTTCGATGGTACGTACGCTCCGGGCCGTTCTGCCGGGTATGCTGGCGCGGGGCGGCGGCGCGATCGTCAACATGTCTTCGGTCGCAAGCAGTATCAAGGGTGTCTCGAACCGCTTTGCTTATTCGGTAACGAAGGCAGCGGTGATCGGCCTGACGAAGTCTGTCGCCGCCGACTATGTTGGCCAGAACATCCGTTGCAATGCCATCTGTCCGGGCACGGTCGAGAGCCCGTCCCTGCAGGAGCGCATGCGCGCCGGCGGCGACTATGAGGCGGCGCGCGCCGCCTTCATAGCGCGCCAGCCGATGGGCCGGATCGGAACGCCTGACGAGATCGCCGATCTTGCGGTCTATCTCTCCGGAGCCACCTACACCACCGGCCAGGCCTATGTGATTGATGGCGGCTGGACGGGCTGA
- a CDS encoding zinc-binding alcohol dehydrogenase family protein, which produces MRAIVCQEPGRLEIIERPKPSAMPEGWARIAVSHVGICGTDYHIFEGKHPFLEYPRIMGHEISATVLEAPAESGLVRGQPVIVNPYISCGTCIACRKGKPNCCVAIKVLGVHTDGAFCEEIVVAAGNLYPAGGLSLEAAATVEFLAIGAHAVRRAQAPMASRSLVIGAGPIGLGTALFSRIAGHDVTLLDTSAERLAMASERLGLRGVVADANAPEVLVDLTQGEGFDVVFDATGYVQSMETAFSYVAHGGALVFVSVVKDEIRFADPEFHKREMTLVGSRNATAEDFRHVVASIETGHVPVEALVTHRTTLDAVPHDLARWATRKDGLIKAVVNVAG; this is translated from the coding sequence ATGCGCGCCATCGTGTGCCAGGAGCCGGGCCGGCTCGAAATCATCGAGCGACCGAAACCGTCGGCCATGCCGGAGGGGTGGGCGCGGATTGCCGTCAGCCACGTTGGAATCTGTGGCACCGACTACCACATCTTCGAGGGCAAGCACCCCTTCCTCGAATACCCCCGCATCATGGGACACGAGATATCTGCGACCGTGCTTGAAGCGCCGGCGGAGAGCGGGTTGGTGAGGGGCCAGCCGGTGATCGTCAACCCTTACATTTCCTGCGGAACCTGCATTGCCTGCCGCAAAGGCAAGCCGAATTGCTGCGTGGCGATCAAGGTGCTCGGCGTCCACACGGACGGTGCCTTCTGCGAGGAGATCGTGGTGGCGGCGGGGAACCTGTACCCGGCCGGCGGGCTGTCGCTGGAGGCGGCCGCGACGGTCGAGTTTTTGGCGATCGGTGCGCATGCGGTCCGTCGCGCGCAGGCGCCAATGGCGTCGCGTTCCCTCGTGATCGGTGCCGGCCCGATCGGACTCGGCACGGCACTTTTTTCCCGCATCGCCGGTCATGATGTGACCCTGCTCGACACGTCTGCCGAACGCCTGGCGATGGCCAGCGAACGCCTCGGCTTACGTGGCGTGGTGGCGGATGCGAATGCGCCCGAGGTTCTCGTAGACCTTACGCAAGGCGAGGGATTTGATGTCGTCTTCGACGCGACTGGATACGTTCAGTCGATGGAGACCGCCTTTTCCTATGTCGCACATGGCGGTGCGCTGGTGTTTGTCAGTGTCGTGAAGGACGAGATCCGTTTTGCCGATCCAGAGTTCCACAAGCGGGAAATGACGCTGGTCGGCAGCCGCAACGCGACGGCCGAGGACTTCAGGCATGTCGTGGCCTCGATCGAAACGGGCCATGTGCCGGTCGAAGCTCTGGTGACGCACCGGACGACTCTCGACGCGGTCCCCCACGATCTTGCGCGCTGGGCGACCCGAAAGGACGGCTTGATCAAGGCAGTGGTGAACGTCGCTGGCTGA
- a CDS encoding ABC transporter permease: MTITSTEAAAAAPRRGMNVLFSLTLIGLLLLLWIALGFVTASFWTPLNISNLLRQGAMTAILAVGQTFVIITAGIDLSVGAIVGFSSVILAWLLQAGVPLWMAIVATLLLGVAIGAFHGFGIVRMGLPPFIITLATLTSLRGIGLLITNGSTISITNETFTNFARADFLGIPSLFWMVILIAVPAYVFLHLSRWGRYLFAVGSNSEAARLSGVNVNRTIYMAYILSATCAAFVGVLLASRIGIGNATQAEGWELQAIASSVIGGTSLFGAVGSVHGPLIGAFILATINNGANLLNVNSFWQRIITGLLIIVIVYFDQLRRRGSR; the protein is encoded by the coding sequence ATGACCATCACTTCAACGGAAGCCGCGGCCGCCGCCCCGCGGCGCGGGATGAACGTCCTCTTCAGCCTGACGCTAATCGGTCTGTTGCTCCTCCTCTGGATCGCGCTCGGGTTCGTCACCGCAAGCTTCTGGACGCCTCTGAACATCTCGAACCTGTTGCGCCAGGGAGCGATGACGGCGATCCTGGCCGTTGGCCAGACCTTCGTCATCATCACCGCCGGCATCGACCTGTCGGTCGGTGCGATCGTCGGCTTTTCCAGCGTCATCCTCGCCTGGCTGCTGCAGGCAGGCGTGCCGCTCTGGATGGCGATCGTGGCCACGCTGCTGCTGGGCGTCGCCATCGGCGCCTTCCATGGCTTCGGCATCGTGCGCATGGGCCTTCCACCGTTCATCATCACGCTCGCGACGCTGACCTCCCTGCGCGGCATCGGCCTTCTGATCACCAACGGCTCGACGATCTCGATCACCAACGAGACGTTCACCAATTTTGCCCGCGCCGATTTTCTCGGCATCCCGAGCCTGTTCTGGATGGTGATCCTGATTGCCGTGCCGGCCTATGTTTTCCTGCACCTGAGCCGCTGGGGCCGCTATCTGTTCGCCGTCGGCTCCAACAGCGAGGCTGCTCGCCTTTCCGGCGTCAACGTCAACCGCACGATCTATATGGCTTACATCCTGTCCGCGACCTGCGCGGCCTTCGTCGGCGTTTTGCTCGCCTCGCGTATCGGCATCGGCAATGCGACGCAGGCGGAAGGATGGGAACTGCAAGCGATCGCGTCCTCGGTGATCGGCGGCACCAGTCTTTTCGGCGCGGTCGGCTCGGTTCATGGGCCGCTGATCGGCGCTTTCATTCTGGCCACGATCAACAACGGCGCGAATCTCCTGAACGTCAATTCGTTCTGGCAGCGCATCATCACCGGCCTGCTGATCATCGTCATCGTCTATTTCGACCAGCTTCGCCGCCGCGGAAGCCGCTGA
- a CDS encoding sugar ABC transporter ATP-binding protein, with product MSGLEEIAHRHDDALLTEGNRVPAGTPILELKGLQKNYGYVQALKPATMTFLAGEIHAIVGENGAGKSTLIKLLTGVITRTAGEVLWCGHPVALATPNEAIARGINAVHQEVVLCPHLTVAANLFLGDEVNRNGLMRKKQMEKMAQAVLDDLGFGLPAAVPLGSLTIGQQQLVATARAAMRGTQFLIFDEPTAYLTRQESAQLFKLIRRLQSEGVTIVYISHRMEEVFELADRVSVLRDGTHVGTRNIGETNENELIALMINRTIEQIYHKEEIPFGETILETRSLSGPGFEDISLSVRAGEIVGLYGLIGAGRSEFALGLYGRHPISTGEIHWMGRKVDIKNERTAMELGIALAPESRRDQGLCLNLPIGLNINLPVFRKLSHGPVIGRAEEAANADKQIRDLSVKTPSRRVLVSSMSGGNQQKIVIGKWLSHGARLFIFDEPTVGVDVGTKAEIYRLFAKLLKEGAGIILISSYLPEVYELADRLHVFRGGRLVGSHEFHGATHEDVLGEAIGV from the coding sequence ATGAGTGGGCTGGAAGAGATCGCGCATCGCCACGATGACGCGCTGTTGACCGAAGGAAACCGCGTTCCCGCGGGCACTCCGATCCTCGAATTGAAGGGCTTGCAAAAGAACTACGGCTACGTGCAGGCGCTGAAGCCGGCGACGATGACGTTTCTGGCGGGCGAAATCCACGCAATCGTCGGCGAGAACGGTGCGGGTAAATCGACCCTCATCAAGCTCCTGACTGGGGTCATCACCCGCACCGCCGGCGAGGTGCTCTGGTGTGGTCACCCGGTTGCCCTCGCCACGCCCAACGAGGCAATCGCTCGCGGCATCAATGCGGTGCATCAGGAAGTCGTCCTCTGCCCGCACCTGACCGTGGCGGCAAATCTCTTTCTCGGCGACGAGGTAAACCGGAACGGGCTGATGCGGAAGAAGCAGATGGAGAAGATGGCCCAGGCCGTCCTCGACGATCTCGGCTTCGGCCTGCCGGCTGCCGTGCCGCTCGGTTCGTTGACCATCGGCCAGCAGCAACTCGTCGCCACGGCACGTGCGGCCATGCGCGGCACGCAGTTCCTCATCTTTGACGAGCCGACCGCCTATCTGACGCGCCAGGAGTCCGCCCAACTCTTCAAGTTGATCCGCCGCCTCCAGAGCGAGGGTGTGACGATCGTCTACATCAGCCATCGCATGGAAGAAGTTTTCGAATTGGCCGACCGGGTCTCGGTTCTGCGGGATGGCACGCACGTCGGCACGCGGAATATCGGTGAAACCAATGAGAACGAGCTGATTGCGCTGATGATCAACCGCACGATCGAGCAGATCTACCACAAGGAGGAGATCCCGTTCGGCGAAACGATCCTCGAAACGCGTAGTCTCTCCGGTCCGGGTTTCGAGGACATTTCGCTGTCGGTGCGGGCGGGCGAGATCGTCGGCCTATATGGCCTGATTGGCGCCGGCCGCAGCGAGTTTGCACTCGGCCTCTACGGGCGCCATCCGATTTCCACCGGCGAGATTCACTGGATGGGCAGGAAGGTGGACATCAAGAACGAGCGGACGGCGATGGAGCTGGGCATCGCACTTGCCCCGGAAAGCCGGCGCGATCAGGGGCTTTGCCTCAACCTGCCGATCGGTCTCAACATCAATCTTCCCGTATTCAGAAAACTGAGCCACGGCCCGGTGATCGGCCGCGCCGAGGAGGCCGCAAATGCTGACAAGCAGATCCGCGACCTCAGCGTCAAGACCCCGAGCCGACGCGTGCTCGTCTCGTCGATGTCGGGCGGCAACCAGCAGAAAATTGTTATCGGCAAGTGGCTGAGCCACGGCGCTCGGCTCTTCATCTTCGATGAGCCGACCGTCGGGGTGGACGTCGGTACGAAAGCGGAGATCTACCGGCTCTTTGCCAAGCTCCTGAAGGAGGGGGCCGGCATCATCCTGATCTCCTCCTATCTGCCGGAGGTCTACGAACTCGCGGATCGGCTGCATGTGTTCCGTGGCGGCAGGCTCGTCGGCAGCCACGAATTCCATGGTGCGACCCACGAAGACGTGCTCGGCGAAGCGATTGGCGTCTGA
- a CDS encoding ABC transporter substrate-binding protein gives MRIAKSLLSRRAFTALAGAAVFATMSPAASFAQDVTIPIIVKDTTSFYWQIVLAGARAAGKDLGVNVPELGAQSEADINGQISILENAVAGKPAAVVIAPTEFKALGKPIDEAAKAVPIIGIDSAADSKAFTSFLTTDNVQGGRIAADGLAAAIKEMTGKEEGEVVILTNLPGVGSLEQRREGFLDQVKTKYPGLKVIADKYGDGQATTGLNMMTDLITANPNLVGVFASNLILGQGVGQAIAENKLGDKIKVIAFDSDDKTVGFLKEGSLAGLVVQDPYRMGYDGVKTALAVSKGEKVEANVDTGANLVTKANMSEPKIEALINPKVN, from the coding sequence ATGCGCATTGCCAAATCGCTTCTGTCCCGACGCGCCTTCACGGCGCTTGCCGGCGCCGCCGTTTTCGCGACGATGTCGCCGGCCGCGTCTTTCGCGCAGGACGTCACCATTCCGATCATCGTCAAGGACACGACCTCCTTCTACTGGCAGATCGTGCTCGCCGGCGCTCGGGCGGCAGGCAAGGATCTCGGTGTGAACGTGCCGGAACTGGGCGCGCAGTCGGAAGCCGACATCAACGGCCAGATCAGCATTCTCGAAAACGCCGTCGCCGGCAAGCCGGCTGCGGTCGTGATCGCACCGACCGAGTTCAAGGCGCTCGGCAAGCCGATCGACGAAGCGGCAAAGGCCGTGCCAATCATCGGCATCGACTCGGCCGCAGATTCCAAGGCATTCACGTCGTTCCTGACGACCGACAACGTTCAGGGCGGCCGCATCGCTGCCGATGGCCTGGCAGCGGCAATCAAGGAAATGACCGGCAAGGAAGAGGGCGAGGTCGTGATCCTGACCAATCTTCCGGGCGTCGGCTCGCTCGAGCAGCGCCGCGAGGGCTTCCTGGACCAGGTCAAGACGAAGTACCCCGGCCTCAAGGTCATTGCCGACAAGTACGGGGATGGCCAGGCGACGACCGGGCTTAACATGATGACGGACCTGATCACCGCCAATCCGAATCTCGTCGGTGTCTTCGCCTCGAACCTGATCCTGGGGCAGGGCGTTGGTCAGGCGATTGCGGAAAACAAGCTCGGCGACAAGATCAAGGTCATTGCCTTTGACAGCGACGACAAGACGGTCGGCTTCCTGAAGGAAGGCTCGCTGGCAGGCCTCGTCGTGCAGGACCCCTACCGTATGGGCTATGACGGCGTGAAGACCGCCCTTGCCGTTTCCAAGGGCGAGAAGGTGGAGGCCAATGTCGACACGGGTGCAAATCTCGTAACGAAGGCCAACATGAGCGAGCCGAAGATCGAAGCGCTCATCAATCCGAAGGTCAACTAA
- a CDS encoding RbsD/FucU domain-containing protein, with amino-acid sequence MLKGIHPLLGPDLLHALRTMGHGDDIVIADANFPAGSMGPKVIRADGVDALAMTEAVLSHMPLDTFVPEAAWRMQVVDDPSAVPPVCVEFQKIVSRLAGNFTIHSVERFAFYEMAKKASYIVATTEFRLYGNIILKKGVVHPHEVFRV; translated from the coding sequence ATGTTGAAAGGTATCCACCCCCTTCTCGGACCTGATCTGTTGCATGCGCTGCGAACTATGGGGCACGGGGACGACATCGTCATTGCGGACGCAAACTTTCCAGCAGGCTCCATGGGGCCGAAAGTCATCCGGGCGGATGGTGTCGATGCGCTTGCCATGACGGAGGCCGTGCTGTCGCACATGCCTCTCGACACTTTCGTGCCGGAGGCCGCCTGGCGGATGCAGGTCGTCGACGATCCGTCCGCCGTGCCGCCGGTTTGTGTCGAGTTCCAGAAAATCGTCAGCCGGCTTGCCGGCAATTTCACGATACATTCGGTAGAGCGCTTTGCGTTCTACGAGATGGCAAAGAAGGCGTCCTATATCGTTGCCACCACCGAGTTCCGGCTCTATGGCAACATCATTCTCAAGAAGGGTGTTGTGCATCCACATGAGGTGTTCAGGGTCTAA
- a CDS encoding aldo/keto reductase encodes MRTKTIGTTGLAVTEYSFGTAALGGLYRACPRDVAMETLQAAWDEGMRYFDTAPWYGFGLAERETGDFLRSKPKGEWTLSTKVGRIMVPVADDKVPNYGYVDPLPFDVRYDYSYDGIMRSVELSYARLGLNRIDMLYVHDIGGYTHGAERNALHLRALMDSGLKALEELKSSGTIKAYGLGVNEVPVCLEVMKGASIDCVLLAGRYTLLDRSAVEELLPLCLKRNTSVVVGGVFNSGILATGAVEGAHFDYMPATQDVLSRVRALEELANANGVPLAAAAMQFPLRHPAVASVLLGTAKPSSLHRNAELTRSRVPEEFYVEANAYSLVAPPLGPDAVRQ; translated from the coding sequence ATGCGGACAAAGACCATCGGCACGACAGGTCTTGCCGTTACCGAGTACAGCTTCGGCACCGCCGCGCTCGGCGGCCTCTATCGCGCCTGCCCGCGCGATGTCGCGATGGAAACGCTGCAGGCGGCTTGGGACGAGGGGATGCGCTATTTCGACACCGCACCCTGGTACGGCTTCGGCCTTGCCGAGCGCGAGACGGGAGATTTCCTGCGCAGTAAGCCGAAGGGGGAGTGGACCCTGTCCACCAAGGTCGGGCGGATCATGGTCCCGGTCGCCGACGACAAGGTGCCGAACTACGGCTATGTCGATCCACTGCCCTTCGATGTGCGCTACGACTACAGCTACGATGGCATCATGCGGTCGGTGGAGCTAAGTTATGCCCGGCTCGGCCTGAACCGGATCGACATGCTCTATGTCCACGACATTGGCGGCTATACGCACGGGGCGGAGCGCAACGCACTCCATCTCCGGGCGCTGATGGACTCGGGTCTGAAAGCGCTCGAGGAGCTGAAATCGTCCGGGACGATCAAGGCTTATGGGCTTGGGGTCAACGAGGTTCCCGTCTGTCTGGAAGTCATGAAGGGCGCATCGATCGACTGCGTTCTTCTCGCTGGACGTTACACTCTGCTGGACCGTTCGGCTGTCGAAGAACTTCTGCCACTCTGCCTGAAGAGAAACACGTCCGTTGTTGTGGGCGGCGTTTTCAATTCCGGCATCCTGGCGACGGGCGCCGTCGAAGGCGCGCATTTCGACTACATGCCGGCGACCCAGGACGTGCTTTCGCGTGTCCGTGCGCTGGAGGAGCTTGCCAATGCGAACGGCGTGCCGCTGGCCGCCGCCGCCATGCAGTTTCCGCTTCGGCATCCGGCTGTCGCCTCCGTCTTGCTCGGCACCGCCAAACCGTCAAGCCTCCATCGCAATGCCGAGTTGACTAGGTCCCGAGTGCCGGAGGAGTTTTATGTGGAGGCGAACGCCTACAGCCTGGTTGCGCCGCCGCTCGGTCCCGATGCTGTCCGCCAATAG
- a CDS encoding GntR family transcriptional regulator, giving the protein MAKQNTVFKDAFNRCLGLIEGNDTLASEPELGSQLGVSRTTVRAILARLEEIGLIEWSKRSKVVLRKPVQSDYFPTEETDSLSEIIERSFMRRILAGGAEPGMQINELELAREIGTGTTSVREFLIRFSRFGLIEKRPNSHWVLKGFTPEFALELTEVREMFELRSAAAFANLPDNHSAWAELDAIAALHREILADVENRYREFSELDERFHLFVHKASKNRFIIDFYDIIAIVFHYHYQWNKTNARQRNARALEEHLAYIEALQSRDPARIDEACRRHLKSARETLLQSIN; this is encoded by the coding sequence ATGGCCAAGCAAAACACCGTGTTCAAGGACGCCTTCAATCGTTGCCTCGGACTGATCGAGGGGAACGACACGCTTGCCTCGGAGCCGGAGCTCGGCAGCCAGCTCGGCGTCAGCCGGACCACCGTGCGGGCGATCCTTGCCAGGCTCGAGGAAATCGGGCTGATCGAATGGTCCAAGCGCAGCAAGGTCGTGCTTCGCAAACCCGTGCAATCAGACTATTTCCCGACGGAGGAAACCGACTCGCTTTCGGAGATCATCGAACGCAGCTTCATGCGGCGTATCCTTGCCGGCGGCGCCGAGCCCGGTATGCAGATTAACGAGCTTGAACTCGCCCGGGAGATCGGCACCGGAACCACCAGCGTACGCGAATTCCTCATCCGCTTCAGCCGTTTCGGACTGATCGAGAAGCGGCCGAACAGCCATTGGGTACTGAAGGGATTTACGCCCGAGTTCGCGCTGGAACTGACCGAGGTGCGCGAAATGTTCGAGCTGCGCTCCGCCGCCGCCTTCGCCAACCTGCCGGACAACCACTCGGCCTGGGCGGAGCTGGATGCAATCGCCGCCCTTCATCGCGAAATCCTCGCCGACGTCGAAAATCGCTACCGCGAATTTTCGGAACTGGACGAGCGGTTTCACCTGTTCGTGCACAAGGCCTCGAAGAACCGCTTCATTATCGATTTCTATGACATCATCGCCATCGTATTTCACTACCACTACCAGTGGAACAAGACGAACGCGCGCCAACGCAATGCGCGCGCGCTGGAGGAGCATCTCGCCTATATCGAGGCCCTGCAGTCCCGTGACCCAGCGCGAATCGATGAAGCCTGCCGGCGGCACCTGAAGTCCGCCCGCGAGACTTTGTTGCAGTCGATCAACTAA